TTCAACTGGCATTTAGGTACTTGGAGATGGTTCAGACAGAACTACAATTGAGGATGGGTGTGGTGTAGTTAAGGTCAGGGTAAGGATCTGTCTTTGTTCCCCTGGCATTTGCGTTGAGTATGGATGGTTAAGTGTAGGTAAGTATGACTATTGGGTGGGACATGATTTAGCCTTAGTTAAGGGTGTGGTGTGGCGTGGTTTAAGATCTGTGGAAAAGCAGTTCACTCTGCACTCTTAACATGTCCAGACTATAGTAAATAAGTACTTTAGAGATGGATATAACCTGTGTCCTTGGAATTGTTGCGGTCGGCTGGATCCCAGGGCAGTGCAGATGTAAGTAGCCCATCTGCAATTAACCACAGcagacacatttaaacactttgACCAATAAATCAGCTGAAGCctcttggtctgtgtgtgtacatacgcACCAGTCTGGGTGGAGTTGGGAGGAGCAGCAGCCTCCAAAGTCTTCTCTGAAAGAGACATAAAATGCAGCCCGACCTTAGGTCCACAGCCGTTTGAGGACATATGTAGtttctagtgctgtcaagcgattaaaatattaaatcgcgattaatcgcattaatgtcatagttaacttacgattaatcgcgattaatcacaaatcttttttctatgctaaatatcccttgatttctttgtccaattaattgttctcattttaatgctcttatcaacatggagaagtgcatcggcttgccttgtgcaaatgtttttttattgataacaacaatggcatatactgatcaaaacaggacgatacaaaaaaaaagcctatagtgcaattaaacgatgaacatacaaacatactgccttgaacatagcagtcaggatactgcttctttgttttgaggcaaagaaaaaaaaaaaaaaattaacgccgttaaaattggtttgtggtaacgccgttaataacgcgtttaactgacagcactggTTTCGTTATACAATACATACAGAAGTGGTTTGGGGTTCACTGGCTCTCTGAGGTCCAGCGGAGGGGACCCCGGGGGAACGGTACGGTGGACAGATTACCTGCTGTGTATTTGCAGATGAAGTTATTCCGCGTCTCACAGTTGTCGTCGTTCCACTGGAACATGTACAGTCCACCCATGCTGGGGGGCGCGGACGGCTGGTGgtacatcaccacacacacctcgtaGCCACAAGAGGGCTCGTCCGTGTGCCAGTTCCTGCACAGCAGGCGgtcattatcatcatcgtcaACACCAACAATTGCATCGTCATCGCCCTCTTAATCAGAGTGGGATgatgatgttgtttttttccgtgGAAAAACGTATAGTGTATATACAGGCAAGAAAATGATGTACTTTCTTCTACATAAAGTGTTGAATAATTATATTTCCTTtgaacatacattttaatttctTCCATACTATCAACATtgtcaccatcatcaccatcaccatttTCATCAGAAATGCAACGCCAGCGGggacacacaaatgtacacacacacacacacacacacacacacacacacacacacacacacacacacacacacacacacacacacacacacacacacacacacacacacacttttgttatCACAAGAAAACATAAATGCAATCATCTTTGCTGTCATAAGAAAGACGGGTTGCTCGGTTTacattataatttttatttatcaGTATTGCACTGCCTGTTAAAaatgctgtaaaaaaaatatatgcacaGCAGGCTGTTTTCCTGGCCTCCCGcgcgccgcacacacacacgcacacacacgggggggggggtgagactaCCTGTACTTGGCCTTGCTCCCGTCGACCCAGTAGTACAGCGAGGAGCAGTCCAAGCTGCTCTCCTGGTCTCCATGGTTACGGCGAAGGCCGATCCAGAAGTCCCCGTCGGTGGGGCGGATCTCGGAGATGAGCTGCTCGATTACCTGCTGCTCGGACGCCGACTCCACGCCAAGCAGCTCCCCGCCGTCCCGCCGGCACGCCTGCTCCGCCTCCACAAAGTTCAGCCGCCGCCGCGGGTCGGAGAAATACGCCAGCTTGTAACAGGGCCTCTCCCGGCCCACCCTGCACACGCGCTGACCTGCCGACCCGCCGCACGAAAACAGCCGTGAAAGAGGGAACACACGGCGCACCCCTTACATTGTAGCTTGTGCATGTGTCCCCATCTAAAGTGTCACAGGATCTGAACAGACTCCCATCTAAACGTGGCTTGGGGCTCTGTTTAGTAATGGTGTTTATTAAGCAGGTGGTATGGTGTGTAAAGCATGGGTGGGTTGCTGGTGTAGCAATCTGTTACACTGGCTCAATCCCTGCCCTGATCCTCCATGGCTGCAGAGTCGTAGTGCTCATGATCAAGCTGCTGGACTCCTACCTGCTCGCACGTGCTCTTGCTGCGGCAACTTTGGCACTACATTGACTGCACGGTCAAATGTGAGCCTTTATTGAGCCGTAAATTAATGATACCCCTGGCTAgtcgtaggcctatacataatATGCTTAATATGACTAATATGCTATTGAAAATTAGATAGGCCTAATTcgattttcatttaaatgtatagTAGTACATAATATATAGGCTAATTGGAGCCAGTCCCAGTTAACATATGTAGAGATAAACATACATAACAGGATTGTTGAAGAACTGTTCCGGCATATGTCTATGCAAATCAGATAAAGGCCTATATCAGTGTGCGCTTCCTTAACTCTCTTTTTTGACGTAGACACTAGCCTATACTACAAACAGCATGATATAATAACTGGTATTCAGGCTTTTGGTTTTGGGGTGCGGCGTGTGCCTTCAGAAGATGTTTAAATGGCACTCTCTGACCCACGTTGAAGAATGTaggtatgtggggggggggcgccccGGGATACACATACACGTGGGTACAACAAAAGTTAGGCCTACTCTCTATAGGCATTAACCTACCTCTTGCTTCGTATAGGTCCACTTCAGATCAGCGAAAAGAAATGCAAAAAGACAAAACTGttacgtaggcctacatgtaagGTATGCAGTCTATAGACTTTGTGTCTGGTATTTTTCACTTACCTGTAATAAGGTTAGTTGCGGTGGATGGAAGAACGTGTAAAAGTAGGAGATGACAGAAGATGGTTAGccgctccatctccttctcataaTCCCCTTTTTTAAGcgtatttttttatattcacaTCTTCATTCGCCATCCATTCTTTGCCTCATTCACTCCCATCCCCACACAGAACCCCAATAACTCCTGGATCACTAGGCAGCCCGGCACAGTGCAACAGAGCAGAAATCTCACAAGAAATTTGAGGCTTTGAGGCAATGGCTCAACTGAAAGATGGGATGAAACAAGCAgcggagaagaaagaggaggagacacaagggggcggggcgggggggggggggggggggggggggggggggttgtggggggtgtAATCTGTTAAAAGCAGTCTTAATGTTCGGGAGAAGAAGCAACATCGACCGTAAAGAGAGCTAATCACGCGAGTGCTCCTGGGCGTATGCTGACAAGAAACAGATTTGATTTCTTTATTCCTTTTAGGACTCCAGGCATCATTATGAAGATTATAAAGATGTTACATGAAAATAATCCCCTTTAAGTGGATCAGCCCTTCGCACAGCCATATCAAGGGGGGCTTTCTTTGCATTGCCATTAAACAACGTATCTGTTTAATATTAATTGGCAGGCAATGGCTGCTTGTGCGGCGGCCATAACTTCACACCTGCGTCTCAGAGTCCGCTATACACCCGAGGAGGCCAGGGGGCACGTGAGCAACGCGGGGAAAAGAGAGATGCAGGGGAATCGCAGGTGGGTGCCTCGTAGGCCTACATACCAGTGGCATTAATTTCTAAATTGGCCCATAAGGGTGATTTACAGTTTGTGCGGTTTGATGCGTCGCACAGTACAGGACTGCCCGATCAGGATTATGCTGCGTGGCATTATATGTTTGGCCTGAGAATGAGGATGCGCAGACACTATTGAGTATTATGTCTGCGTTAGCATGCTGTGGTGTTCAGCACATAATAAGGTTTCAGTGGCGGAGATACGATTAGGATCTTAAAGGAATGGCTCCTGGTTTTAAATGTCCCGAATACCAATTCTACTACTAATACCCTAACTGGAATTCAGAGCGCCGCTCATTCAATTAGGATAACCAGGCAATAAcaccccattctctctctctctctctctctctctctctctctctctctctctctctctctctctctctccctccctctccccctctctctctctccccctctctctctctctctctctctctctctctctctctctctctctctctctctctctctctctctctctctctctctctctctcgtcccctgTGTAACCCCGCCCCTTTACTAATCGGTTAAGTAAAAGTGGATCAATGTTTCCATGGGAACCGACgcatcccagacacacacacacacacacacacacacacacacacacacacacacacacacacacacacacacacacacacacacacacacacacacacacacacgtccattcCATTGTTCCAGATTGAACCTCGTATAACAGACCATACCGTTAACAGCCATCGATATTGTAGTTTCTGTTTGTTTAAGGTAATTAAGGTTCCCAGAATTCTAAGTCAATCTCAAACTTTCTTCAGTGCTGCGCAGAAGACAAGTGTATCATAGAGCAGGTAAGCATAGACTAAACCAGATTGGTCTGAGTTGGCAGTCTGTCAGAGGGGTGGTCCGCATTGCGCAGGGCACTGGAAACGAGCATTGGAATCGCTGTATGTCACAGTGATCTAAGGCAGCGCTAGCTTGCCTGGCGTCTTCTCCCATCACAGCTGATTAAGTAGAGAAAGGTTTTCAGACTGAATCAGCAGTATAATGTCTGCATATGTGCTCATCATGTTAATGCTTCTTACTCGGGCTCGAACGTTCAGGTGCGGTCAGTGTATCTAAAGCCCACCCACTGGAGAGGAAGAGCTCAACTCCAACAAAGGAGGAGATCCAGAATGTTCTTTATCTGTGATTTTATTTACGGGTCAACAACCGTCTTCAAAGACCACTGGGGGTAATTGCTGATACAGAGTTATTAAGCATAGCCTGGTTTATCATTGCTAGCCTATTTAATCTTCAAAAATGCTACCCATAAATTATAAAGCGTTGAACAAAGCATTCCCTAAAATCACATCTCGTTTTAACTTATTTCACATGAGGggtcttttttttcatcagtTTTTTTTGACACACGCACCAGCCCTTACAATTTCCAGTTATCAATGAATTCGGTTGGAGCTAAAGTTCTGTCCCCTTGGGCCATGACTGAGTGAAGAAAGTCGACAATCTTGAAGAGATTCAAGTGAAAATCTCTGGAATACTCTTTTGAGTTCACAAGTTGCCCTTCATGACCCTTACACTCCTCATCCGTTCCCCAGCTGACTAGACCGACCTAAAAagacaaaatatatattgcaaAAATAAAGTCAAATTTGATAATTAGTTTGTGTTCAACAAATTCAACCTTAAACATAACTTGAATTGAAAGTCATGCTAAGTTTGTGATTACCTGTATGGTGCGCTGGTTGTAGTCTCTAAAAACAGCACCACCAGAGTCCCCTGCCCCCCAAAAAACAGGCAAAATTGTATGTCAGTACATCATGTACTGGTCACCGTTACCCTTGCGACCATTTTTGTACCATCTTGGTTTGAGTGTTtggagccaagatggccactGGGTGAATAAGGCCCATAGGCCTTAGTTATCGTTATATACTCAGACCATTTATATcaataatataaaaaacaaatacttGATAGTTCCCAGCAAAATAAGTCCCAACAGAGGTGGGGTTAAGAGATATTGTGCAGCATAATAAACATCTTCATGACAACATTTCCAACTGAGTGTCTTTTGATCCTTCAACATTTGATATAATTATAGCGGTTTTGAGAGAGTAacgaggcgggggggggggggggggggtgcgcagAAATGTTTACAAAATTCAGACTAGAGCTACCAATCGCAATTCTTCAGTATTGTACCTTTAATCTGTTAGCATTTTATTAGAAATGTGATTTTGTCTCTTTTTAATTTCTATTCCTGTCTTTTTCCTGTTACACCCTAATATGTTGGTAGTctataatgaataaaaaacatcTTTTTGTACATGATTAACCTACCTTTACATGCTATGTGGTCCACAAAAGGTCTAATACCACCTGTGCACAGGAAGTTGTCTGTCACaaattcatgtattttttctgCTGTTACGTTTGGTAGTCTTGTGGCTTGATTGATACATGGGTCGCGCTACATTTCAGAGTGGGTAAAAGAGTGAGTGTAGGGTTAGGTCTTAGGTTTTGTTAGGTTTTGTTTCTGAACTCTCAGACAAGCAAAGTTGTTTCCTCATACATGCATGCAGTGACATAttcaaaaaatcatgtaaaaAGATATTTATGACGTCGCCAAGACTCACATTTTGACCCAGCTTTGCTACAACGTCTTTTTGTTTCACAGTGTCTTCCCCAGTCAGGAAATGCAGTCTTTGGTTGAAGTCCTTCAACAACAACTTCTCTACATGGAGTAATGTAATAAAGATTAGGCCTGTCAACAATGCTAAGAGCACATGAGCCTTTTGGAAACATGTAAATGTTTATCAAAGTGAAATCACTGAGTGATGTTTGTAACCTTGATCAGAGCACTTTGAATCGGGAGGCAGACGAAGGGCCTGGTTCGTTTCCTTGGTGCAGGGTATGCAAATGGGTctagaacaaaaaaaaaggtttaagcAGCTAGATTGTTCTTAAATTCCTGGCTTTATGGATGATTATGATTCGAAGCGCAGAAGGTTTgtcatcttgtgtgtgtgtgtgtgtgtgcgtgcgtgcgtgcgtgtgtgagtgaataaATGTGCTATATATATGCAGCCTATTTACAAAGTGCAAGTGTACTATGTAATGTAAATAGCCTCACTTGAGATTTGTAGTGAAGATCAGATCCTCCTTCAATTGAACAAGAGCTACATCATAATCATAAAATTCAGCAATTCCTTCATCCACTTTGGCTGTGATGTTGTATTGCGGATGACGGTAGTATTTCTCCACCACTTTGACTTTAAGAAACAGAAAATGAAGATACAAGACATAAATAGCTCATTGTAAAGAAACACTTTGCAAACTCAAAACCAACATAATTGAAATTGCTTCAAATTGAtcatgttttagttttttcagCCTCACTCCCTTGATCTCTCCCTTGCTTTACGTCCACTTGTATGTTTTCAGGTAAGTCCCCAAGGAAGCAATGAGCAGCAGTCAGGATCAATTTGGAAGAGACGATAGCGCCAGTGCATTTCTTTGtctgaaataaataattaataaattaataagacATAAATCATGTGTGACATACTTTATACCATGTATCTGTGTCAATTTCTAACCCCCTACCTGTTCACCTCTCAGTATGGTGAGCCTCACATTCCATGGATATACTAAACTCTTGGAAGGAGTGATGTCAGACAACTTGTGGAGTCCACATAAACTGACTACGGCTTCGTCATCTGCAGGATCAGAAACATTTGTATCATAGACGTTTCAGTAAAACTCAGAACCATGTTTGAACAATGTTATTATTGAAATCCTTATACGATAGTGAATAACTGCATATATTGATTGAGTGAGCCTTTCATATATCTCTTTCAATAGCTCACATAGCTCTATGGAGCCCTAAATTAATCAATATATTGACAAATTCTGTCTGTAGGGAAAGATAAGGCGGTTCCCCGGGCAGGCATGTGACCAGCCCCAGCTCCAATCTGGGGCCATCTCTCGGTTTCACTACTGCATCGCCTCCACAGGCCTCCATATCTCTGTTGCTGTCAATCTCTGATAATACCTCCAAGGGTGCACTCGACTGGTTGCCTAATGCCGCATCAAGCCCATTCTGTGCGAGGATGGCATTGAGGGTGGTCACTGGTGCTGTACTGGTTCTGCGGCTGACATCCCACATTTCCTACGACCAAATGTGTGGAACTAAATCACATTCCAGACATTAACACGTGGTTGTCCTGCACTGGTATCTGGATGACTCCCACAACCTTCCCCTGAAGACTACTGCTACCCCTGCGCTGGTATCTTCTTGAGTTCCATTACAGCTACACTACTATGGAGAATGTGTTTGGAGCTTGGGAGATGATTTAATGATCCCCATTTCAAAATCTTATTTGAAAGAGCACTCACCAAATATTTCATCAAACATTGTGTCCATATCCTCTTTCAGGATTCTAAAGAAATGTCTCCCCCTTTCATTCGTGGCAAGAGGTTGGAGGTCCGACTCGTATATCCTAGCTCCAACCGCAAATATGTAAACATCTACAACATGGAGGACAACATGCAACACACTGTGGTGATAAAATTGCATTTTGCGTTCATGACGCACAAACTTTGAGCTGTTAAATGTGT
The Gadus morhua chromosome 7, gadMor3.0, whole genome shotgun sequence DNA segment above includes these coding regions:
- the LOC115546677 gene encoding complement factor B isoform X2; translated protein: MYECDSGYRLRGSVKRVCLANGKWSGSTPICSRDDAGNPCPDPGIPPGSLRSGDYFDYDDEVTYSCTNSLTYLVGSRVRTCKADGQWSGVEPSCFYKYTYDTASDISEAFGGAMKQSLTESMSVGDIQEGRKITITKDGRTLNMYIAVDISDSLTKQDINESTVMVQAFIERVASYAVSPNYDILFFTSELLPISNILDYYNGVNTKTLEAVLEDLKSIQIKENRATGTDLNLVFKHMLERIIIIEETTKAKFEDLRHIILIFTDGGYNMGGSPLANLQRIKNTIKPEDHLDVYIFAVGARIYESDLQPLATNERGRHFFRILKEDMDTMFDEIFDDEAVVSLCGLHKLSDITPSKSLVYPWNVRLTILRGEQTKKCTGAIVSSKLILTAAHCFLGDLPENIQVDVKQGRDQGIKVVEKYYRHPQYNITAKVDEGIAEFYDYDVALVQLKEDLIFTTNLKPICIPCTKETNQALRLPPDSKCSDQEKLLLKDFNQRLHFLTGEDTVKQKDVVAKLGQNRDPCINQATRLPNVTAEKIHEFVTDNFLCTGGIRPFVDHIACKGDSGGAVFRDYNQRTIQVGLVSWGTDEECKGHEGQLVNSKEYSRDFHLNLFKIVDFLHSVMAQGDRTLAPTEFIDNWKL